Proteins co-encoded in one Vibrio fortis genomic window:
- a CDS encoding DUF3297 family protein: MTDNTSKPALPDRLAGNPRSPHHVAECFEHHIGIRLNGKERTDVEEYCISEGWVKIPSPKALDRFGRPMLITLKGTVEAFYK; the protein is encoded by the coding sequence ATGACAGATAACACATCAAAGCCAGCTCTACCAGATCGTCTAGCAGGTAACCCACGCAGCCCGCACCACGTAGCTGAGTGTTTCGAGCACCACATCGGCATTCGTCTAAACGGTAAAGAGCGTACTGACGTTGAAGAGTACTGCATCAGCGAAGGTTGGGTAAAAATCCCTTCACCTAAAGCGCTAGACCGTTTCGGTCGTCCAATGCTAATCACATTGAAAGGCACAGTTGAAGCTTTCTACAAGTAA
- a CDS encoding AzlD domain-containing protein, with translation MIWLTILLMTAIVFVSRYLFLEPAVPLRLNSSARRLLRYSGPAVLTAIWGPIVFAPEKSLWVSAENPYLIAALMTFLLIWKTGNVLVTILLSMGVFLLYNLVLVDYLFHS, from the coding sequence ATGATCTGGTTGACCATTCTTTTGATGACCGCGATTGTGTTTGTGAGTCGTTACTTGTTTCTTGAGCCCGCAGTACCTCTTCGTTTGAATAGCTCAGCACGTAGGCTGCTGCGTTATTCTGGTCCAGCCGTATTGACGGCGATTTGGGGGCCTATTGTTTTCGCGCCAGAGAAATCACTGTGGGTGAGTGCGGAAAACCCTTACTTGATAGCGGCATTGATGACCTTTCTGCTGATTTGGAAAACGGGTAATGTGCTAGTTACCATCCTGCTCAGTATGGGGGTGTTTCTTTTGTATAACTTGGTATTGGTCGATTATCTGTTTCACTCATAA
- a CDS encoding zinc ribbon domain-containing protein YjdM yields the protein MSFPPCPSCSSEYVYQDQSHLICPECAYEWNPEEVAKESELNIKDANGSLLAEGDKITLAKDLKVKGSSLVLKIGTKGVIKRMNDGKDHQLDCKLDGAGEMMVTAKYVKKA from the coding sequence ATGTCTTTCCCTCCTTGCCCGAGCTGTAGCTCTGAATATGTTTATCAAGACCAAAGCCATCTTATTTGTCCTGAATGTGCTTATGAGTGGAACCCTGAAGAAGTCGCGAAAGAGAGCGAGCTAAATATTAAAGATGCCAATGGCAGCCTGTTGGCGGAAGGGGATAAGATCACACTGGCTAAAGACCTAAAAGTAAAAGGCAGTTCGTTAGTGTTGAAGATCGGTACTAAAGGCGTGATTAAACGTATGAACGATGGCAAGGATCATCAGCTAGATTGTAAGCTTGATGGTGCCGGTGAGATGATGGTGACCGCCAAGTATGTAAAAAAGGCGTAG